TCGAGATCATACCAGTTTTTATTCTGACAGTACATAGGTTGGtttcgtggggggggggggggggtcattcgATTAAAATGAGACAGACGGCTCAAAGTATAATCTGctcataatattgtttttattattattaaaaacagacAAGTTAATATTTCTGACGTCACCACCCCCATCCCCGAAAACGCCCACTAGATTTGCTTATGGGCACACTTCGTCACTGGATATCGACTCGGGAACACTGAACGCTGCAACCATGCCTGGAAAAGTAAAAGGTAACGccacatttgttgttgttgggccTATATCTTTTATCGTAGGCCTAGccgattattttttttatatcaaatttaTAAGTGTTagattaaaaatatatatatatgtacacGTTAAATGCACATCAGCTTTAAAAAGATTCATCTACGGGTGTTTCAAATCGGTTTTTATAATTAACACCTAAgagcaaaatgttttcaatattttcataACCAGAACAATGTTTTAACAAGCCGAACTACATTTTCATGCGTATAATATACTGTTTCCACACGGGTAGTTTCCAACTGGTTTTATGCATACTTTGCTTAGCGGAAAAAAGTGGTTAAGCACTATTGCTCACGGAATTGGAAGCACTCTATGAAAATAGACACAGATCGACCAGTGTTTGAAGTTagtatttactttttttgttgtcaagaccagtatcctcacttggtcaacaaaataatgctttaaataacaaatttgtgaaaatttggactctatgggtcatcgaagttgcaagtaaaTAACGGAAAACCCCGAACACCGTTGTTGCATTATATAgaattgtgttctttcagatgcccgaTGAAGAATTTATGCCCGTAGCCTGTCTCAGGTTGAAAATATTTGTAGTCATACCAAAGGTGCACCCCCTTTAGTGTTAAACTACAACATGCATACAACAAAAGTTTGATTTATCTTGTTTTATAGATTGGGCCTACATACAATCGAAcgttgttcacaggtttacaaatgcACTTGAACAGTCAACTTGTATACAACACCAAACTTGCAAAAACCTATACACAACAACTTTATAACGGCCAATTAATTAGGCGAACCGCCCTGATTGGGATAATACCAGATTTGTTTATGGCGACATTGGAACATTTACATTATAGctaataacaaaattataataacagTCAACGACGTGTATACAATTTTAAAGCAAAGACACATACAAACCAAGTTGGAAAGTTCCTTTTTACAGCTATAGGCGAACCACCTTGATCGAGATCATATCAGTTTGGTTATGGTGGTATGAGGTTAGAGGTCAATCGATTGCGACGAGACACAGAAATCAAAGCTCAATATAAATAAGCTATTTTGAGTATGtctgaacaaaataaacattataCCGGGTGTACAGACAGATTATTTGACTATTAATGGTCtatttatttcatcaacattgattcaaagacagtagcagtaaaaaaaaaaaaatgaattgtgGTCTAAATGTACAATAAGgcagttaattaaaaaaatatatatatattcataaataccttaagacagtttcgctattcctattggtggagagcgcatcccGTGTGGGTacgtgtttaaacggttgataatgacctgCTCTGTTTacaaccggttgttttcggatactatGCGCTactcttggtgcaagacgtttttaTCGTGGCGAAATGACCATGTTGTAACAAActtccggtgtggcggtttcagtcttccgccgtgttcagttttccgggtgacgtagccggacatttcaacacgttgttcgaacggttttagctttccggcgtgttcagttttccgggtgacgtagccagacaaaaataccgccgcgagtaccctggcaagtactgtagttcagtgaaataaaaataataactaaacaaataaaataaaataaaaaacggtaataaataaatttaataaactaaaccagaataataaaaaattcttctgattctctgacgctcgttcggtataaatacaggataatttgcttggtcttcacaccaaattctctcatacgatccacgcgttcgccgctcgttgtactcgtggacgccgccatgacagctaccggagagtaacacggatgactcaatacggcactaaaaatggactactttcgcttgctgtgcgcaggcatcgcatgacgtaatgttaccgtatttggtcattcggaaaactgaacacggcggaaagttgaaaccgccacaccgggtcagCACCATGCACTGGGACCCGGATTCCGATTCTGACCCGGTGTCGCGGCCTCAGCCGTCCGGCGTACTTAGAGCTCCGGGTGACGTCACCGGGCATTTCGGCACGCAATAGTCACGGTCTCATATCTCTGATATAATTACTTGGCTTTATGTTCAACTGTTTAGTTTAGCGTCGCCAAAGTTTGCCTAATTAATACATTTTACCTTTGAATACCTGATACATTGACTCCCGAATTTTCAAACTAAAAGTACTGTGTTTTTACGTCATTATGgcacaattttatagagctgctttagcacaacaAATCAGCTAAGCACCTTATACAATTCATTTGCTGTGATGAATCCGAATGTTACATTTTGAGTACTTTTCATCCATCATTTTGAAGGATTGATGGAGCGACTCCGCGATGGAGAGACCGTCGTCATCGCGGAGGGATATCTGTTTATCTTCGAAAAACGCGGCTACTTGAAGGCCGGCCATTTCGTGCCCGAGGTGGTAGTAGAGTACCCGGAGTTAGTCCGCCTCCAGTATCAAGAGTTTGCCCGCGCAGGCAGTGACGTCGTCCTCGCTTTTACAGTAAGTACGAATTAGAATTAGTGATCTCAAAGTTCATTTTCCCAATCAATATTGTACCATACTTGACGGGTATTTTGACAAATGTATAATTCACCGTGTTTCGTGTTGGTTTATGTTGTTTTAGGTCAGGTTAAGGATGTTCTAAAAAAACTGAATTTGGACGGGGCACTCATTATTGACCCTTTTTACACTGTATATTTTATCCCCGTGGAATACAGCCCCGGGGAGGCGCGGGAATTGTTTTCTAACGGTGTCCCTTTTTCATTGGTCGTTTCAAGAACACCCTTGGATTTTAACGCCTCTTACCCTTATACTCCGGTGCAGGGGTGACAATTCCCCGGATGCTCATTTTCCGTGGTAGACTCCGGGCAGACCGCCGGGATAAGGTGATCATAGTGTGAACCATTATTCCCCGGGGCAACCACGGGGAACGGAGTTATGGTGTGAATGTTTTAATCAAAACCGATGTCTCCCGATGAAATGGTGCCTTTTCAGTTATTAATTTCATaattcagacaaaacaaaatacggTTTCGTTTTCAACCATACATTACTTTATATATTTGCACCTCAGGCTATATAATAGGCCCGATACATAAGGCTAATATTTTCCCCCCTTCAATTCCCCTGTTTCAGCAAGTCTACGTCAATTGGGAGATAGTGGAAATGATCAAGCCTACTGCTTTATGCCACCAGTAATAATCTACCCCAACGGAGGTTCATATATGCCCCATTTAAGTCGTCCCACTCTATGTTTTTCTCATAGTACTACGCCAATCGGGAGAAGGTGAAACTCGCTGGCCGCGAGCACGAAATCGAGAAGATCAATCGAACTGCACTGCGCATGGCCAGAGAAATAGCAGACGAGACCGGAACCCTGATGGCGGGAAACATTTGCAATACTAACATCTTCGTCCCCAACGATCCAGAAAATCATGCTAAGATAAAAGGCTATTTCAAGGTAGGATTTCATACGATTGAACATATTTCGGGAAGTTTCGTGAAGCTAAGCATCAACGTGCGAAACGCAACGCCATTAatgcccggtcacacaggccccgataacgagaacgaaaacgagaacgataaaaatgcacgccctcgattggttggattgctccacgcagaatacgcccacgctcattcacacaatcgagggcgtgcatttttgtcgttctcgttttcgtggCCATAACTCGACTTGATTCAAGTTTAGTTCTCGTGCGGGGAGGTCCCTAAGCAATACCCGCCgtcgtcaaaatgtagctattgtGATCCCGAGAATGGAACAGGTTGGGAATGCAGAACatcacaacaattttttttttttttaactggcacgggattgggacgcGAGTCAAGTCTACGCCATAACACGCTCGAAAAACGTCAAGTGCATTTTGAAGTTGAcgcaacaacaaaatgaacgACATGTTCTTGAGTGCACTGGACACATCTGGTAAGAcgagcattctcacttggtgtatccaaaacacatttgaaaatTTGGGATCAATGGTCATCCAAAGTTGCcaaaaaataatggaagaaaaacaccactgttgcacaaattcgtgtgctttccgatgcctGGGATAGGCTTCTATCAGCTAGGACTGTAGTTTTCTCAGATTCATACGAGTGAGCaagattacctctttctcaaaaactacgttacttcagagggagtggttttcacaatattttctataaacagctctccgttgctagTAACTTTTATGTatgtgttttgagtaattaccaaacgtgtccagtgcctttaggagCACAATGATCAAACCGAGGCTTGTGACCGTATCAAGAGCAATAATAAACGAAGAAATTTCATAAGTTTCAACACTGGCTTCCTTTTGCCAAAAGAGAATGATTAGATTCAAGGTAGCGTACGCCCATTCAATACGAAACTGTTGGAGCTAAAATGGATGAAATGGGCTACAAACTGAGCTcacttaaaataatatttgttttgttttctaacaATTTAGGAGCAGATAGAGTGGGCTGTTGCCGAAAAAGCCGATTTCATCCTTGGGGAGACTTTTAGTGATTATGGGGAGGCTGTAATTGCATTGGAAGCCATTAAAGAATACGGCAAGGGTAAGGAAAAGACATCGAATGAAGCACTATAAGAAGAAGTTTGTTCATAGTGcgccaggggggggggggggggggggtctcctgCCACACCCCATaaggaaaataatattttgtagaAGTTtcgtctgatagcgccctcttttgtatAAACTTCCTGCAGCCCACGTTTATATACGGCACAGGTAGGG
Above is a window of Asterias rubens chromosome 11, eAstRub1.3, whole genome shotgun sequence DNA encoding:
- the LOC117296670 gene encoding betaine--homocysteine S-methyltransferase 1-like: MHWDPDSDSDPVSRPQPSGVLRAPVLFIHHFEGLMERLRDGETVVIAEGYLFIFEKRGYLKAGHFVPEVVVEYPELVRLQYQEFARAGSDVVLAFTYYANREKVKLAGREHEIEKINRTALRMAREIADETGTLMAGNICNTNIFVPNDPENHAKIKGYFKEQIEWAVAEKADFILGETFSDYGEAVIALEAIKEYGKGLPAVINYAWHKREVNGRPATLDGVDLCEAFQNLEAAGADVLGLNCARGPATMMTLMKEIKKYVKVPLAAIPVTYRTTEKEPNFQSLTDPISGVRLFQQDLDAAMCSRTDIVNFGKSCKELGIQFVGLCCGNDSHYTRTLCETLGRTVPASRYSVDMSKHYVFGTQSNLCSRYTKGEGKQFTA